The genomic region CCGGCGGCGCGATGCACCAGGGCCTCGGCCTGCAGGTGCCGCCGTTCGACTACGCCACGCCGGACGAGGTCCTGGAGCTGGCCCAGCGGGCGCACGAGCCCGCGTTGCTGGTGGCGCTGGACGGCGTGACGGACCCGCGCAACCTGGGTGCCGTCGTGCGCTCGGCGGCGGCGTTCGGGGCGCACGGCGTGGTGCTGCCGCAGCGGCGCAGCGCGTCGATGACGGCGGTTGCCTGGCGGACCAGCGCGGGCACGGCGGCCAAGCTGCCGATCGCGATGGCCACGAACCTGACGCGCACGCTGCGTGACTGGGCGGAGGCCGGCCTGATGATCGTCGGGCTCGACGCGGACGGCGACGTGGACGTCGACGGCCTCGAGCTCGCGACCGGCCCGCTGGTGGTCGTCGTGGGCTCGGAAGGCCGCGGGCTGGGCCGGCTCGTGAAGGAGACCTGCGACCAGACGGTGTCCATTCCGATGGCCACCGGGGTCGAGTCGCTGAACGCGTCCGTCGCCGCCGGTGTGGTGCTCGCCGAAGTCGCGCGCCGCCGCCGGGTCGCGGCCAAGGGCTGACGCAAGTCGCTGCCGGGCCACGAAAAAGGCGGTCCGGCAGCTGACGTTGGTGATCGTTTTCCCGCCTGCGGATCCGACTTCGGGCCGCAAGCGGGAAACCATCCGTTCGACTGTTGCCAAACCCTTGCGGGTGACCGCGATGACAATCGGCGTGGCCTATTCCGCGCCACTCCCGGACGCGGGGTACGTTCTTTTCTTGCAGGGCCCGCCGGGTGGCGCCGGACGAGAGTTGGAGCGGATTGCACCGGTCAGCCCAGCTGGTGACACCCGATTGGCACCTCGTGGCACGTTGCGTGACCATTTGGGGTCCAACCAGGCGAAGCCGAGGTCAACTGTGAAGAAGATCAGCCCTGCGTTTCGCTATTGTAACTACTTTAGGTAACTGGCCTGCTCCGTTTAGGTACACACTGTGGTAGGACAGACGTTGAACGGTCAGGCAGCTTCTACCGTGATTGTCGATAGGAATTGATTACCACCGGCGGGGGCGACGTGACTCGGCGTAGAACGAATCAGGACGAGCTGATTCGCCACGCCTGGGCCGCGGCGCGCCGAGGACGCTCATGACGGCGCGCGGCACCCTCCGCGAGCTCGTGGGTTTGCGTGAGTTCCGCGCCATGTGGATCGGTTCGACCGCCTCGACCGCCGGTGACCAACTCGCGGCGGTCGCATTGTCGCTGCTCGTGTTCGAACGAACACAATCCGCAGCGTGGACCGCGCTCACGTGGTCGCTGACGCTCTTCCCGCCGCTGATTTCCGGCCCCTTGCTGGGGTGGGTGGCCGACCGGTTCCCGCGACGCACGGTAATGGTGACGACGGCCTGGTTGCAGGCCGTGCTGATGGCTGTGATGGCCATTCCGGGCATGCCCCTGTGGGCGATGATCGTGCTGCTGGTCGTGGTGCTGGCGATCTCCTCGCCGTACCTCGCGGCCCAGGAGGCGAGCCTCCCGCACGTGCTGCCGCCCAAGCGCTACGACGACGGTGTGGCGCTCTTCGGCACGTCCGTCGACATCGCCCAGATGGCGGGTCTGGCCGCCGCCGGCTTCCTCGTCGCCCACACGAACCCCGGCGTCGCGCTCGCGATCAACGCCGTGACGTTCGCGCTGACCGCGATCCTGGTCCAGGTGTCGGTCAAGCACCGCCCTGCCGCAGATCCACTGGGCCGCAAGAAGAAGGACGACGAACCGCGCGGCGCGCTGACGTTGATGATCTCGGAGCCGCGGCTGCGCACCCTGCTGGGCGTCCGGCTGCTCGCGGGCCTCGCGATGGTCCCGGAAGGCCTCGCGGTACCGCTCGCGGCGAGCCTCGACGCGGTGTGGGCGGTGGGCCTGATCCTCGCGATCGAACC from Lentzea guizhouensis harbors:
- the rlmB gene encoding 23S rRNA (guanosine(2251)-2'-O)-methyltransferase RlmB; translation: MAGNSKRKGAMRNPGSKKGAVVGSGGQKSKGLQGKGPTPKASERPNHPAYKRAKAVAKTEAVKTQRRQKTEKAQAETVAGRNPVVECLRAGTPATALYVALGIDADDRVAEAVRLAADRGISVLEVARGELDRITGGAMHQGLGLQVPPFDYATPDEVLELAQRAHEPALLVALDGVTDPRNLGAVVRSAAAFGAHGVVLPQRRSASMTAVAWRTSAGTAAKLPIAMATNLTRTLRDWAEAGLMIVGLDADGDVDVDGLELATGPLVVVVGSEGRGLGRLVKETCDQTVSIPMATGVESLNASVAAGVVLAEVARRRRVAAKG
- a CDS encoding MFS transporter; amino-acid sequence: MTARGTLRELVGLREFRAMWIGSTASTAGDQLAAVALSLLVFERTQSAAWTALTWSLTLFPPLISGPLLGWVADRFPRRTVMVTTAWLQAVLMAVMAIPGMPLWAMIVLLVVVLAISSPYLAAQEASLPHVLPPKRYDDGVALFGTSVDIAQMAGLAAAGFLVAHTNPGVALAINAVTFALTAILVQVSVKHRPAADPLGRKKKDDEPRGALTLMISEPRLRTLLGVRLLAGLAMVPEGLAVPLAASLDAVWAVGLILAIEPAANVLGVALLFRIVRDPAKRERLIGPLAILSLAPLVMFAFHPNLTWTIVLLVIAGIGGAYHTPARSAWMRLLPDQYRGRAYGIGRAALRSSQGGGMALAGVVAHSIGSITATIAGAGGIGLLLATHATFAWRRARGRNDSKAVAI